A region of the Pseudomonas sp. J452 genome:
TCGGTCTGCTCGATGTGGTTGGCATACAGGTGGCAGTCGCCGCCGGTCCAGACGAAGTCGCCAGGCTGCAGGTCGCAGACCTGGGCGATCATCATCGTCAGCAGGGCGTAGCTGGCGATATTGAATGGCACGCCGAGGAAGATATCCGCCGAGCGCTGGTACAGCTGGCAGCTCAGCTTGCCGTCGGCCACATAGAACTGGAACAGCGCGTGGCACGGCGGCAGGGCCATCTGCTCGACCAGCGCCGGGTTCCAGGCCGAGACGATCAGGCGGCGCGAGTCCGGGTTCGTCTTGATCATCTCGATCAGCTTGCTGATCTGGTCGATCGACTCACCATTCGGCGCCGGCCAGCTGCGCCACTGGTAGCCATAGACCGGGCCGAGGTCGCCGTTCTCGTCGGCCCACTCGTCCCAGATGCGCACGCCGTTGTCCTTCAGGTACTGGATGTTGGTGTCGCCCTGGAGGAACCACAGCAGCTCGTGAATGATCGATTTCAGGTGGCACTTCTTGGTGGTCACCAGCGGGAAGCCATCGGCCAGGTTGAAGCGCATCTGGTGGGCGAAGAGGCTGTAGGTGCCGGTGCCGGTGCGGTCACTCTTGAAGGTGCCGGTCTCGCGCACCAGGCGCATCAGGTCGAGGTACTGTTTCATTGCGCGGCTCCCAGGGCGGCTTGGCGCTTGTAGGCGTAGGCGATCAGACCGAGGCCGCCGAGGATCATCGGCAGGCAGAGGATCTGGCCCATGGTCAGCCAGCCACCGGCCAGGTAGCCGAGCTGGACATCCGGCACGCGGACGAACTCGACGATAAAGCGGAAGATGCCGTAGCACACGGCGAACATACCGGACACGGCCATGGTCGGGCGCGGCTTGCGCGAGTAGAACCAGAGGATGGCGAACAGCGCGAGGCCTTCGAGGGCGAACTGGTACAGCTGCGAAGGGTGACGCGCCAGCTGCTGCGGGTCGGTGGGGAAGACCATCGCCCAGGGCAGGTCGGTGGCCTTGCCCCACAGCTCGGCGTTGATGAAGTTGCCGATGCGCCCGGCACCCAGGCCGATCGGCACCAGCGGGGCGATGAAGTCCATCAGCTGGAAGAAGCTTTTGTCATTGCGCCGGCCGAACCACCAGGTGGCCAGCATCACGCCGAGCAGGCCGCCGTGGAAGGACATGCCACCCTCCCACACGCGGAGGATCTTCAGCGGCTCGGCGATATAGGCGGCGAAGTCGTAGAACAGCACATAGCCCAGGCGCCCGCCGAGGATCACACCCATGGCCACCCAGAACACTAGGTCGGAGAGTTTCTCCTTGCTCCAGCTCGCGTCGAAACCGGCCAGCCGGCGCGAGGCCAGCAGCCAGGCGCCACCGATGCCTATCAGGTACATCAGGCCGTACCAGTGGAT
Encoded here:
- the lgt gene encoding prolipoprotein diacylglyceryl transferase, with protein sequence MLPYPQIDPVALDLGLIKIHWYGLMYLIGIGGAWLLASRRLAGFDASWSKEKLSDLVFWVAMGVILGGRLGYVLFYDFAAYIAEPLKILRVWEGGMSFHGGLLGVMLATWWFGRRNDKSFFQLMDFIAPLVPIGLGAGRIGNFINAELWGKATDLPWAMVFPTDPQQLARHPSQLYQFALEGLALFAILWFYSRKPRPTMAVSGMFAVCYGIFRFIVEFVRVPDVQLGYLAGGWLTMGQILCLPMILGGLGLIAYAYKRQAALGAAQ
- a CDS encoding thymidylate synthase; translation: MKQYLDLMRLVRETGTFKSDRTGTGTYSLFAHQMRFNLADGFPLVTTKKCHLKSIIHELLWFLQGDTNIQYLKDNGVRIWDEWADENGDLGPVYGYQWRSWPAPNGESIDQISKLIEMIKTNPDSRRLIVSAWNPALVEQMALPPCHALFQFYVADGKLSCQLYQRSADIFLGVPFNIASYALLTMMIAQVCDLQPGDFVWTGGDCHLYANHIEQTDLQLSREPLPLPVMKLNPAVKDIFAFKFEDFELQNYQAHPHIAAPVAV